The following proteins come from a genomic window of Candidatus Neomarinimicrobiota bacterium:
- the ssnA gene encoding putative aminohydrolase SsnA: MLIVNTTIITGDANRPLIQDGAIAIEGTKIAAVGNLSDLKDKYPELEEFDAKGSVIAPGLVNAHMHLYSSLARGMPPPSSQPKNFVEVLEKIWWRLDKALNMEDLYLSAMVGLIESAKAGVTTVIDHHSSPNAIGGSLTTIANAVGEVGMRGVLCYEVSDRDGEKKRDEGIKENSDFITASKNNSGSCAGIFGLHASFTLSDATLKSAVEANNGKRFHIHVGEDAADIKDSLDKYGVSVVKRLTSLGILNSDSIAAHCVHLAEGDLRLLKESGVLVTHQPQSNANNAVGRAPIPELVKAGVKVGLGTDSYTYNLLEEAHFALLNHNKSNGGPLSINNLNQMLSENAKAASAYLGVKLGTITEGAEADLALYNYNSPTPLTEDNVSSHRYYGLRSMSPHSVISGGELIVEDYRMTKLKEDDIMNNSRKAASALWGRM; encoded by the coding sequence ATGCTGATAGTCAACACCACTATAATTACAGGGGATGCAAATCGACCGCTTATTCAGGATGGAGCGATTGCCATAGAAGGAACGAAAATAGCGGCAGTTGGTAATTTAAGTGATTTGAAAGATAAATATCCCGAGTTGGAGGAGTTCGACGCCAAAGGAAGCGTCATAGCTCCTGGATTAGTGAACGCTCATATGCACCTTTACAGTTCGCTGGCAAGGGGAATGCCTCCTCCGTCTTCTCAGCCGAAGAATTTTGTTGAAGTGCTTGAAAAGATATGGTGGCGATTGGACAAGGCGTTGAATATGGAAGATCTGTATCTGTCAGCAATGGTTGGTTTGATAGAAAGCGCAAAGGCAGGCGTAACCACGGTCATTGACCACCATTCGAGTCCTAACGCTATCGGCGGAAGTCTTACCACGATCGCTAATGCGGTTGGTGAAGTAGGGATGAGAGGCGTGTTATGCTACGAAGTTTCTGACAGGGATGGAGAAAAAAAACGTGATGAAGGTATAAAGGAAAATTCTGATTTTATAACTGCTTCAAAAAATAATTCCGGGAGCTGCGCAGGCATATTCGGTCTGCATGCTTCATTTACACTTTCGGATGCGACTCTGAAATCAGCGGTGGAAGCCAACAACGGGAAGCGGTTTCATATACACGTTGGTGAGGACGCGGCGGACATAAAAGACTCGCTTGATAAATACGGCGTGAGTGTTGTCAAGCGATTAACTTCGTTAGGCATATTAAATAGTGACTCAATAGCCGCTCACTGCGTCCATCTTGCAGAAGGCGACTTGCGTCTGTTAAAGGAGTCAGGAGTTCTGGTAACTCATCAACCGCAATCCAACGCCAATAACGCTGTGGGAAGAGCGCCTATCCCGGAGTTGGTAAAAGCAGGTGTAAAAGTTGGGCTTGGAACCGACAGCTACACCTACAATCTGTTGGAAGAAGCTCATTTTGCTCTTTTGAATCATAATAAATCAAACGGCGGTCCTTTATCCATTAATAATTTGAATCAGATGTTGAGCGAGAATGCTAAGGCCGCCTCTGCATATCTCGGAGTGAAACTCGGGACAATTACAGAGGGAGCGGAAGCTGATTTAGCTCTGTATAACTATAATTCTCCCACACCGCTGACGGAGGACAATGTTTCTTCGCATCGATACTACGGGCTAAGATCAATGAGTCCTCACAGCGTAATATCCGGGGGTGAACTGATTGTGGAAGATTATCGAATGACAAAATTGAAAGAAGATGACATTATGAATAATTCACGCAAAGCCGCCTCTGCGCTCTGGGGTAGAATGTAA
- a CDS encoding xanthine dehydrogenase family protein, with product MKNSNNKYKYVGKSVVRIDARDKVTGRTDFIKDLNFPRMLYAKMVLSPNPHAKITGIATSKAKRMSGVKTVLTGKDVLGKNQVGLILQDQPLFAAEKVRYVGDCVALIVAESEETADRAASKVELDLKPIKALYSARESFSSKRLRIHPGGNIVSHLKLRKGNHASPLKDADVIVEAELKTPHQEHAYLETLGTVAVSHKDGSITIYGSIQCPYYVQRSISETLGISYNKVKIIQSATGGAFGGKEDVPGEICSRAALAAVITGRPVRMILERAEDAIYSSKRHPFEMTYKIGAKKNGKLVGVIAEQYAAAGAYATLSPVVMFRAVVHAAGPYDIPNVKVDTYSCYTNHPPSGAFRGFGGPQSAFGIERIMDILADELGMDPMELRERNLLKKGKRTATNQLIKESIGLSETVAVVKKSKVWKSRNSTKIKDDRYAIGVGVACMHYGNTLGAMGWYLDGAGAYVQVHRDGSVSVAVGITELGQGSGTTLMQMTAEAFGLKTDRIKILEVDTSYVPDSGPTVASRSTTMSGNAILDAARQLKPDLIKAAAGVFGAAPSKVEIKNDRAYMKDDSKKSISFEAVAEYAFRHNTKLAAAGWWVAPHSKWDIKTGMGNTYFAYSYASHLVKVRVDKLTGKVKVLEVIAAHDVGRAINPEGVRAQAEGGIVQGIGYALTEDLKYQDGKLLNPYFSNYILPYPLETPKISTHIIEELGPDGPFGAKSMGEPPIIPIGAAIVSAVSNALGVQFAEMPLTPEVILQGTGELSIG from the coding sequence ATGAAAAATTCTAATAATAAATATAAATATGTGGGCAAATCGGTAGTTCGAATTGACGCAAGGGATAAGGTTACCGGCAGAACAGATTTTATCAAAGATCTGAATTTCCCTCGAATGCTATATGCCAAGATGGTTTTGAGCCCAAATCCTCACGCGAAGATAACCGGCATAGCCACTTCAAAAGCAAAGCGAATGAGCGGAGTGAAAACTGTTCTTACGGGAAAAGACGTTCTCGGCAAAAATCAGGTCGGCTTGATACTTCAGGACCAGCCGCTCTTCGCTGCGGAGAAGGTGAGATATGTGGGGGATTGTGTGGCGCTAATTGTGGCTGAATCTGAAGAGACGGCGGATAGAGCTGCGTCTAAAGTAGAGTTAGATTTAAAACCGATAAAAGCGCTGTATTCAGCAAGGGAAAGCTTCTCGTCTAAGAGGTTAAGGATTCATCCGGGCGGGAACATCGTATCTCATCTGAAATTGCGTAAGGGAAACCACGCCTCTCCTCTCAAAGATGCGGATGTCATTGTGGAAGCGGAGCTGAAAACACCTCATCAGGAACACGCCTATCTTGAGACCTTAGGAACAGTGGCTGTGTCGCATAAAGACGGCTCAATTACGATTTACGGCAGTATTCAATGCCCTTATTATGTCCAGCGTTCCATATCCGAGACATTAGGGATTAGTTATAACAAAGTAAAAATTATTCAGTCCGCAACGGGCGGAGCGTTCGGTGGTAAAGAGGATGTTCCCGGTGAAATCTGCTCCAGGGCGGCTCTTGCCGCTGTGATTACAGGAAGGCCGGTGAGAATGATTCTTGAGCGGGCGGAAGATGCCATCTATTCAAGTAAGCGGCATCCCTTTGAGATGACCTATAAAATCGGCGCAAAAAAGAACGGTAAACTTGTGGGGGTCATAGCCGAACAATACGCCGCCGCCGGCGCATATGCAACGCTGTCCCCGGTAGTTATGTTTCGCGCAGTAGTTCACGCTGCGGGACCTTATGATATTCCCAACGTGAAAGTGGACACATATTCCTGTTATACAAATCATCCACCGTCAGGAGCATTTAGAGGTTTCGGCGGGCCACAATCCGCATTCGGAATTGAACGGATAATGGACATATTAGCCGATGAACTCGGAATGGACCCTATGGAATTGAGGGAACGTAACCTGCTCAAAAAAGGAAAACGAACCGCCACCAATCAGCTGATAAAAGAAAGTATCGGTCTTTCAGAAACAGTGGCTGTGGTCAAGAAATCCAAAGTTTGGAAGAGCAGAAATTCCACTAAAATTAAAGATGACCGATACGCCATTGGTGTTGGAGTCGCGTGCATGCATTACGGCAATACGCTGGGAGCGATGGGGTGGTATCTTGATGGAGCGGGCGCTTATGTACAAGTACATCGGGATGGTTCCGTCTCCGTAGCGGTGGGCATTACGGAATTGGGGCAGGGTTCAGGCACTACTCTGATGCAAATGACAGCGGAAGCTTTTGGTCTGAAAACAGACCGGATAAAAATCTTGGAAGTGGATACCAGTTATGTTCCCGACAGCGGTCCGACTGTGGCTTCCCGCAGCACTACAATGAGCGGAAATGCCATACTTGATGCCGCTCGTCAACTAAAACCCGATCTTATAAAAGCAGCGGCAGGAGTTTTTGGCGCTGCGCCGTCAAAAGTTGAAATCAAGAACGACCGCGCATATATGAAAGACGATAGCAAGAAGAGTATTTCATTTGAGGCAGTGGCAGAATACGCTTTCAGGCATAACACAAAACTCGCCGCAGCAGGATGGTGGGTTGCGCCGCATTCTAAGTGGGATATCAAGACGGGAATGGGAAATACTTATTTTGCGTATTCCTATGCTTCTCATCTTGTTAAAGTGCGTGTTGACAAACTTACCGGTAAGGTTAAGGTTTTAGAAGTAATCGCTGCCCATGATGTTGGAAGAGCTATAAATCCTGAGGGAGTGCGAGCTCAGGCGGAAGGTGGAATAGTTCAAGGAATAGGTTATGCACTGACTGAAGACCTGAAATATCAGGATGGCAAACTGTTGAATCCTTATTTTTCAAATTACATATTGCCCTACCCGTTGGAGACTCCTAAAATTAGTACGCATATCATAGAAGAGCTGGGACCCGATGGTCCGTTCGGTGCTAAAAGTATGGGGGAACCTCCTATCATCCCGATTGGAGCTGCAATCGTAAGCGCTGTCTCAAATGCTCTTGGAGTTCAGTTCGCAGAGATGCCCCTAACTCCCGAGGTCATTCTTCAAGGAACAGGCGAACTCTCAATTGGTTGA
- a CDS encoding (2Fe-2S)-binding protein: MSLYNLKLKVNGVKYSELVDVRKLLLDFIREDLHLTGTKEACGEGECGSCTIIMNGEAVNPCLIFAVEADNAELTTIEGLEIDGELDSIQQGFVDEHGVQCGFCIPGFIMTARAAMNSNSKMKAAEIPFAVSGNLCRCTGYVKIFKSIEKALKLEKR; the protein is encoded by the coding sequence ATGTCATTATATAATCTAAAACTTAAAGTAAATGGCGTAAAATACTCTGAATTAGTTGATGTAAGAAAATTACTTCTCGATTTTATTAGGGAAGACCTGCATCTTACAGGCACAAAAGAAGCGTGCGGTGAGGGTGAATGCGGTTCCTGCACTATCATAATGAACGGCGAGGCTGTCAATCCGTGCCTTATATTCGCAGTAGAGGCTGACAATGCAGAGTTGACAACCATTGAAGGGCTTGAAATAGACGGTGAACTCGATTCAATTCAACAGGGATTTGTTGATGAACACGGGGTACAGTGCGGCTTTTGTATTCCGGGATTTATAATGACGGCGCGTGCGGCAATGAATTCGAACTCGAAAATGAAAGCTGCGGAAATTCCATTCGCTGTATCAGGCAATCTGTGCCGATGTACCGGTTACGTGAAAATCTTCAAATCCATCGAAAAGGCGCTGAAATTGGAGAAGAGATAG
- a CDS encoding ornithine carbamoyltransferase: MDLKGRDYIETSDWSNEELEELLKVAGELKEKFKNGESHKILSDKTLFMLFFDKSTRTRNSFEAGMTQLGGHAHFIDSETSQVAHGESPKDMGIILSGYGHGIAIRHDLFPGEGNSYMREVAEHANVPIINMQCDVDHPCQTIADLMTIRELYGNDLKGRKIAVSWAYAPSYAKPMSVPQGLITLMPRFGMDVVLAHPPEFKLMPEMIEKAEKYAAENGTKFEVVDSMEAAFEDADIVYPKSWGCIDLFEKPEESLELSKKYSDWLCDDDLMRAAKDESVYMHCLPADRGNEVTDSVIDGNHSVVYQEAENRLHTCKAIMALTM, encoded by the coding sequence TTGGATTTAAAAGGTAGAGATTATATAGAAACTTCTGATTGGTCGAATGAAGAGTTGGAGGAGTTGCTTAAAGTTGCAGGCGAACTAAAAGAGAAATTCAAAAACGGAGAATCGCATAAAATACTCTCCGATAAAACGCTCTTTATGCTTTTCTTCGATAAGTCAACCCGAACCCGCAATTCGTTTGAGGCGGGTATGACGCAATTGGGAGGTCACGCTCATTTCATTGATTCAGAAACTTCTCAGGTGGCTCACGGCGAAAGCCCGAAGGATATGGGTATAATTCTTTCGGGATATGGTCACGGGATTGCAATTCGACACGACCTGTTTCCCGGCGAGGGAAACTCATATATGCGGGAGGTAGCGGAACACGCTAACGTTCCTATAATTAATATGCAGTGCGATGTTGATCATCCCTGTCAAACTATCGCTGACCTGATGACCATCAGGGAATTATATGGAAACGACCTAAAGGGAAGGAAGATAGCGGTAAGTTGGGCTTATGCTCCGTCTTACGCCAAGCCGATGTCGGTTCCTCAGGGACTGATAACGCTTATGCCGCGGTTTGGAATGGATGTGGTTCTCGCTCATCCGCCGGAATTTAAGCTTATGCCTGAAATGATTGAAAAAGCGGAAAAATACGCCGCGGAAAACGGAACCAAGTTTGAGGTGGTTGATTCAATGGAAGCGGCATTTGAAGATGCGGACATTGTATATCCAAAAAGTTGGGGATGTATTGATCTCTTCGAAAAGCCCGAAGAGTCGCTTGAATTATCCAAAAAGTATTCTGATTGGTTATGTGACGATGATCTGATGCGTGCGGCGAAGGATGAGTCGGTGTATATGCACTGTCTCCCCGCCGACAGGGGTAATGAAGTAACCGACTCCGTCATAGACGGGAATCATTCTGTCGTGTATCAGGAAGCTGAAAACAGATTACACACCTGCAAAGCCATTATGGCATTAACGATGTGA
- a CDS encoding YgeY family selenium metabolism-linked hydrolase has translation MNEKYKIEVESVQEDLVSFLREIVEIPSPSCEEKEVAERVKSEMEKLGYDEVRIDSFGNVIGKLGDGNKIILYDSHMDTVGIGDPDSWSHDPYKGKVEDGIIYGRGTGDNKGGLASMIYGGAVAKKMGMLEGVTLYVVGSAQEEVSDGLAYKTVITEDGLRPDVVVLGECTGLKIYRGQRGRMEITVTTRGLSCHASAPDRGENAIYKMTRIINGIEQLNSDLKDDDFLGKGTVAVTKMEVDTPSLNAIPDKAVIYIDRRLTAGETKESALAEISEIAGNDGEVEVSQYESTSYTGKKDGMEKYYPTWHLEPGHPALKAAEAAYREIFGEEPVVDKWTFSTNGVYTAGIEGIPTFGLGPSVEEVTHSVNDQVSISDLLSAAAFYAGYPSFYSNGAE, from the coding sequence GTGAACGAAAAATATAAAATCGAAGTGGAATCCGTGCAGGAAGACCTCGTTTCCTTTCTGAGGGAGATAGTTGAGATTCCAAGTCCCAGCTGCGAAGAAAAGGAAGTTGCCGAGCGGGTTAAAAGTGAGATGGAAAAACTCGGATATGACGAGGTAAGGATCGACAGCTTCGGGAATGTCATAGGAAAATTAGGTGACGGCAATAAAATAATATTGTATGATTCTCATATGGACACAGTTGGAATCGGCGACCCTGATTCATGGTCGCACGACCCTTATAAAGGGAAGGTCGAGGATGGGATAATTTATGGTCGAGGCACAGGCGATAATAAGGGCGGTCTCGCTTCGATGATTTACGGCGGCGCTGTCGCTAAAAAAATGGGGATGTTAGAAGGTGTTACTTTGTATGTAGTCGGCTCCGCCCAGGAAGAAGTATCAGATGGTTTGGCATATAAGACAGTGATAACAGAAGACGGCTTACGTCCTGATGTAGTCGTACTCGGAGAGTGCACCGGCCTGAAAATTTACAGAGGACAGAGAGGTAGAATGGAGATAACTGTGACGACGCGAGGTCTGTCCTGTCACGCCAGCGCTCCTGATAGAGGGGAAAACGCTATCTATAAAATGACACGGATTATAAATGGGATAGAGCAGCTAAATTCCGATCTGAAGGATGATGATTTTCTCGGAAAAGGTACTGTTGCCGTTACCAAAATGGAGGTGGATACGCCTTCGCTGAACGCAATTCCCGATAAAGCGGTGATCTATATCGACAGGCGGCTCACAGCAGGCGAAACGAAGGAATCCGCACTTGCCGAAATCAGTGAAATAGCAGGCAACGACGGCGAAGTCGAAGTCTCCCAATATGAATCAACTTCTTACACAGGGAAAAAGGACGGAATGGAGAAATATTATCCTACGTGGCATTTGGAACCCGGTCATCCGGCGCTAAAAGCTGCGGAAGCGGCATACAGGGAGATATTCGGAGAGGAACCTGTAGTTGACAAATGGACGTTCAGCACGAACGGCGTATATACGGCGGGAATAGAAGGGATACCCACATTCGGTCTCGGACCGTCCGTAGAAGAAGTGACCCATTCTGTGAACGATCAGGTCAGCATATCAGATTTATTGAGCGCGGCGGCATTTTATGCCGGTTATCCATCGTTTTATTCTAATGGCGCCGAGTAA
- a CDS encoding threonine synthase — MPNVTGLKCIECGDEVAESGVQYLCESCGGNLEVMYDYEKAKEEWNEKFTENSKEYSIWRYAPLLPVKPLNLGGLKVGWTPLVESDRLRDMLEMSQLYLKDDTQNPTASLKDRATAIALAKSVELNISTVTCASTGNAASSLSGLSAAIGLEVNIFVPENAPVPKISQMLLYGANVYKIKGNYDDALDLSIQSTIKFGWYNRSSGYNPYLSEGKKTVAFEICEQLDWNAPDAVVVPVGDGCIIGGVHKGFYDLLQIGMISKMPRLIAVQAEGANPIVEAFDSGNDLKDSEANTIADGIAVGKPREGQKALRAIRETEGYAVAVSDNAILEAVNTLSSKCGIFVEPAAAASLAGLHKCLNDSVIHKNDRVILLLTGHGLKAPEAAIGNLKAKEIEPDISAVT; from the coding sequence ATGCCGAATGTCACAGGACTGAAATGTATTGAATGCGGAGACGAGGTAGCCGAATCAGGTGTGCAGTATCTGTGTGAATCCTGCGGCGGAAATTTGGAAGTTATGTATGATTATGAGAAGGCGAAAGAAGAGTGGAATGAAAAATTTACTGAAAACAGCAAAGAATATTCTATTTGGCGATACGCCCCGCTTTTACCTGTGAAACCGTTGAATTTAGGAGGGTTAAAGGTTGGCTGGACTCCATTGGTAGAAAGCGATAGGTTAAGAGATATGCTTGAAATGTCGCAGCTTTATCTTAAGGACGATACACAAAATCCAACTGCCTCATTAAAGGATAGAGCGACTGCAATCGCGCTGGCAAAATCAGTGGAACTCAATATCAGTACCGTTACCTGTGCTTCAACCGGGAACGCGGCATCTTCATTATCGGGGCTGTCAGCTGCTATAGGATTAGAAGTTAATATATTTGTGCCTGAAAATGCTCCTGTGCCAAAAATTTCACAGATGTTGCTCTACGGAGCGAATGTATATAAAATCAAAGGTAATTATGATGATGCGCTCGATCTTAGTATTCAATCTACCATTAAATTCGGTTGGTATAACAGGAGTTCGGGGTATAATCCGTATTTGTCAGAGGGCAAAAAAACGGTGGCATTTGAAATATGCGAACAATTGGATTGGAACGCGCCTGATGCGGTTGTAGTTCCTGTCGGTGACGGCTGTATTATCGGCGGAGTTCATAAGGGATTTTATGATCTGCTTCAGATAGGTATGATATCGAAGATGCCGCGACTGATAGCCGTTCAGGCGGAGGGAGCAAATCCCATAGTTGAGGCGTTTGACAGCGGGAACGATTTGAAAGATTCTGAGGCAAATACGATAGCGGACGGTATCGCTGTGGGCAAGCCGCGTGAAGGACAGAAAGCGCTAAGGGCTATCAGGGAAACAGAAGGGTATGCAGTAGCCGTTTCTGATAACGCGATACTTGAAGCTGTTAACACGCTATCATCGAAATGTGGAATATTTGTTGAACCGGCTGCAGCTGCTTCTTTAGCCGGACTCCATAAGTGCTTGAATGATAGCGTGATACATAAAAACGATAGAGTGATTCTTCTTCTAACGGGTCATGGTTTAAAAGCACCCGAAGCTGCCATTGGAAACTTAAAAGCGAAAGAGATTGAACCCGATATTTCTGCCGTAACATAA
- a CDS encoding cysteine synthase family protein, with protein sequence MVGRTPLVRLRKVSESINADIYGKVEWYSMSGSLKDRIYKRMFEEAEKRGDLKPGMTVLECSTGNAGIACSFLAAVKGYKCIIVMPEGMSEERKKLDIAYGSEMVYTPGGESDVDLALEKLEEIRSADPEKYWVPAQFENTDNIAAHEATTGPEIWEQMEGNIDIFVASQGTGGTLTGIGKYLKSVGSKAKMFAVEPSECPLLSKREWGEHKIEGIGDGFVPKNLHLELLSGIVTTTSDESLVMARRLAREEGLLCGISSGCNVVAAIKLSKRFPEVKRIVTMLNDTGQRYFSTELMGEPKYVDVPDREHPMDAYTIEELDKYQSGWTIVD encoded by the coding sequence ATGGTGGGAAGAACGCCGTTGGTAAGGCTTAGAAAGGTAAGCGAATCGATCAATGCGGATATTTACGGGAAAGTAGAATGGTATAGTATGTCCGGCAGTCTTAAGGACAGGATTTACAAACGTATGTTCGAGGAGGCGGAGAAAAGAGGTGATCTAAAACCGGGCATGACAGTATTGGAATGCTCCACCGGCAACGCAGGAATCGCATGTTCATTTCTTGCGGCGGTAAAGGGGTATAAGTGTATAATCGTGATGCCTGAAGGGATGAGCGAAGAACGTAAAAAATTGGATATTGCTTACGGCTCTGAAATGGTATATACGCCAGGCGGCGAAAGCGACGTTGACCTTGCATTGGAGAAATTAGAGGAAATTCGAAGCGCTGACCCGGAGAAATATTGGGTGCCTGCGCAGTTCGAAAACACAGATAATATCGCGGCTCATGAAGCCACCACGGGACCTGAGATTTGGGAACAGATGGAAGGGAATATTGATATATTTGTCGCTTCGCAGGGTACAGGCGGAACGCTTACTGGAATAGGAAAGTATCTGAAAAGTGTAGGCTCCAAAGCAAAAATGTTTGCCGTCGAGCCGTCGGAGTGTCCACTCTTATCGAAAAGAGAATGGGGAGAGCATAAAATTGAGGGGATCGGAGACGGGTTCGTTCCGAAAAATCTGCATTTGGAATTGTTGAGCGGGATAGTTACCACCACTTCCGATGAATCATTGGTGATGGCGCGGCGATTGGCGAGAGAAGAAGGACTTCTCTGCGGAATTTCAAGCGGCTGCAATGTTGTAGCCGCAATTAAACTTTCTAAACGATTTCCTGAAGTCAAGCGAATAGTGACTATGCTGAATGATACGGGTCAGCGTTATTTTTCGACTGAGCTGATGGGCGAACCGAAATATGTGGATGTCCCGGACAGAGAACATCCTATGGATGCGTATACAATAGAAGAATTAGATAAATATCAGTCCGGCTGGACGATAGTTGATTAA
- a CDS encoding glutamate synthase codes for MVELHPASFGALVRSIFTELKDHNSIFSLPESKWYKARSGVDCSVEFNGKKASTPLGPAAGPHTQMAQNIVLSWLGGGRIIELKTIQINDKLDIARPCIDAANVGYNIEWSQELRLESSLKEYVSAMMLIEMLKSEDVLDDGGASGDTIYDMSVGYDLAGVQSKEVKSWISSMMNAGTIISDLRNEIPAEYSHLKELNFPEEISGSITLSTFHGCPAHEIESISEFFLKELNVDVVIKLNPTLLGKKKVDELLHDVMGYDDIKTQQKFFDVDLQFEQAVEMVGRLGGVADSEGRRFGVKFSNTLVVTNHKSYFPDDEIMYMSGPPLHVITMNLVNEFRKVVGGELPVSFSAGIDSLNFADAVSIGLVPVTVCTDLLRPGGYGRMHKYLNRLGDEMEKSGAGNIREFVEKRAGGSIDYANAVLSNTEKVTEAVRSDQRYRSEANNLVPKKIGSKLHLFDCVNCDKCIPVCPNVSNFYIELKPFEVNFDIMEFDGEKVQITDGGTFTVEKEHQLANYADFCNECGNCDVFCPEDGGPFIEKPRFFSSMETFKLYSDEDGFFVYRNGNIDVILARGSGEEFELTQSENGLDKFSDGKIDTTISSENGEIKSAEARSGCPGGHQLSLKTYFVMKTLLNSVTNSGSTNFVRTVLEESVA; via the coding sequence TTGGTTGAACTGCACCCCGCATCGTTTGGAGCGCTCGTCCGTTCAATCTTCACAGAACTGAAAGATCACAACAGCATATTCAGCTTACCCGAAAGCAAATGGTATAAAGCCCGAAGCGGAGTGGACTGTTCGGTCGAATTTAACGGGAAAAAAGCTTCAACGCCGCTTGGTCCCGCAGCCGGTCCGCACACGCAGATGGCGCAGAATATTGTACTTTCCTGGCTTGGAGGGGGAAGAATAATCGAACTCAAGACAATTCAAATAAATGATAAACTGGATATAGCCCGACCGTGCATTGATGCCGCCAATGTCGGTTATAATATTGAGTGGTCTCAGGAATTGAGACTTGAGAGCTCCTTGAAAGAATATGTATCGGCAATGATGCTGATTGAAATGCTGAAATCAGAAGACGTCCTTGATGACGGCGGCGCATCCGGCGACACAATATATGATATGAGTGTGGGTTATGATCTTGCGGGTGTTCAGTCTAAGGAAGTGAAGAGCTGGATAAGTTCTATGATGAACGCCGGAACTATTATTTCCGATTTAAGAAACGAAATTCCTGCCGAATATTCTCATTTGAAAGAACTGAATTTTCCCGAAGAGATAAGCGGCTCGATTACGTTAAGTACTTTCCATGGATGTCCGGCTCACGAGATCGAGTCAATATCAGAGTTTTTCTTGAAAGAGTTAAATGTGGATGTGGTAATAAAGTTAAATCCAACACTGCTTGGCAAGAAAAAAGTGGACGAACTTCTTCACGATGTTATGGGTTATGATGATATAAAAACTCAGCAGAAATTTTTCGATGTCGATCTCCAATTTGAACAGGCTGTCGAGATGGTGGGACGCTTAGGCGGAGTGGCAGATTCAGAAGGACGCCGCTTCGGCGTAAAATTCAGCAATACGCTTGTTGTTACGAATCATAAAAGCTATTTCCCGGATGACGAGATAATGTATATGTCAGGGCCGCCATTGCACGTCATCACAATGAATCTTGTGAACGAATTCAGAAAAGTAGTGGGAGGTGAGTTACCCGTTTCATTTTCCGCCGGAATTGACAGCTTGAACTTTGCCGATGCGGTTTCAATCGGATTGGTACCCGTGACTGTTTGCACAGACCTGCTTCGGCCGGGCGGTTACGGCAGAATGCATAAATACCTGAACCGCTTGGGAGACGAGATGGAGAAGTCCGGAGCCGGAAACATAAGAGAATTTGTGGAGAAACGAGCAGGGGGAAGTATTGATTACGCTAACGCGGTTCTCTCGAATACTGAAAAAGTAACAGAAGCGGTAAGATCAGATCAGAGATATAGAAGCGAAGCAAACAATCTTGTTCCCAAAAAAATTGGATCGAAACTCCATCTATTCGATTGTGTGAATTGTGATAAATGTATTCCCGTTTGTCCGAATGTATCAAATTTCTATATCGAACTAAAACCCTTCGAGGTGAATTTTGATATAATGGAATTCGACGGTGAAAAAGTTCAGATAACAGACGGCGGAACATTCACTGTTGAAAAAGAACATCAATTGGCGAATTACGCCGATTTCTGTAATGAGTGCGGCAACTGCGATGTTTTCTGTCCCGAAGACGGCGGACCATTTATCGAGAAACCTCGTTTCTTCAGTTCTATGGAGACTTTCAAACTTTATTCCGATGAAGACGGTTTTTTCGTTTATCGGAATGGCAATATAGATGTAATTCTCGCTCGGGGATCGGGAGAGGAATTTGAACTGACACAAAGCGAAAATGGTTTAGATAAATTCAGTGATGGAAAAATTGATACAACTATAAGCAGTGAAAATGGTGAAATAAAAAGCGCTGAAGCGAGGAGTGGTTGTCCCGGCGGGCATCAACTCTCTCTAAAGACTTATTTCGTTATGAAAACACTTTTGAATTCCGTGACAAATTCCGGTTCAACGAATTTCGTCAGGACGGTTTTAGAAGAGAGTGTCGCCTGA